GCATCCGCTCGAATCGATCACTTCGCACTGGTAATATCCCTCAGTCGTCACTTCGATCCGCTGCGAATGGTCGCCTGTATTCCAGGCGTAGGACAGGTAGCCATCCCCAGCATCCAGCACTGCTGTATCTCCGGCACACAACGGGAGCGCGGTGAGCGAAACGACATGCGGCGTGGGCGGAGTCAACATGGATACGGCAACGGTATCAGAGCTGCCGCGACGCTGCGCGGATGAAACCAGGCAGAAGTACTCGCCGGCATCATGCACCGTAATGCGCCGTGTGGTCGCTCCGGTGTTCCACTCGTACGCATCGCGTCCCCCACCCGCATCGAGCGATACGGAATCACCGGGACAGATGGCAAGGGCGCCGCTGGCGATGAGCAGGAAATGAAAATCATTCTGATCGATGCCGGGAATGGGGATTTCGAGATCACAGCTCCTGGCCCCGGTGGAATTGGATTGTGCAGTCGCATGCACTGTCGGTGTAATGGAGCGCTGGACCACAGGGTACTGCAGCATCCAGACGAGCGTGTCCGTTCCTCCCGGTGGCAGAGGGTCACGGCGGAGATACTTCCTGAAGTTGTCGGGTGCATCAGGACCGGCAAGCTCCATGTTCTCGGGAGGGACGAGGTAGACGTTGACGTCATCGGCGGGACGACCGCCGATATTGCTTATGACGGCAGTGAGGGGAAATGGCATGGGTTCGTAGCGGAAATCCAGGGCGTCAACCTTGATCTCAGGAGCGGACAAGCTGCAGCGCAGAATGCCGTCCGCGCGGGGAATCTCAACCTGATAGCAGCATTCTACGGGTGGATGGTTGTCGAACAACGCAGTAATGCACACTTCCGTGCTCACATCATGCAGGCGCACAGGGGTCTCCAGATCCCATGACACGGCGGCATGGCTCCCGGGTGTGATATCCGAGAACGCATAGATAATAGTATCCTGCAGCGGCTGTACGAGGTGAAGGATCGTGCTGTCATAGTTGAGAGCAAAACGCGCCTCCTTCGCGTCAGCGCTGCCGGCATTCAGAAAACGTGTCATCACAGGAAAAGGATTCGGTGCGTAGTTCTCACTCATTCTGTCCCACTGCAGCGTGCGCATTCCCTGTGTCTCACAGTAGACCAGGGGTATGGGACCAGGTGGAAACAGGCTGACCTGTGCCGTCACGGGATCAGAGCGCAGGCAACCGGATGCAAAGGACATTCCTCCCAGCGTTACGTCAGTCTGCACGGTGTCATGCTGTGATACCGTAGAAAAATGCAGTTCCAGGAACGGCCCCGTTCCGTGGATCAGACGCTTGACCTGCGTTGTGATAAGTGCGCCATCCTGCCGTGAGGTCAGTGTCAGGGGCACCCCGTCGAGCAGTGTTCCCGGCGGAGCGGTCACCTGCTGCAGTTCGATTTTCGTCCTGTCGAAGACCAGGGGTACGCTCAGCGGCTGAAAGACCGTACTATCAACCGGAGATGCGAGCCAGACGGTCAGATTCAGGTCATTTCCTCCCTGCACGTATGCATCCGCGAGATGAAAGTCGAGCGAACGGTAGGTACCGGCATCGAGCGGCGCCTGAAGGCTGAACGATTCGACATCGGCCCCGGAACAGAAGTGCTCCAGACGGAGGTCGACCTGGAACATGCTGCCGTCAGCGCATTGCCTGTCGAACGTAAGCGCACATTCACTGGAACAGAAACGTGCATCCGTGAACAGCTCGAGATAGGCATTCGTCAGCTGGGTCGTATCCATGACAACGAAATTCTTCCCTCCCGTCTGCTGTGCCACCATCTGTCCGTACATGCTGTTGGACCCGAGCTGGACAATATTGATGCGTATATCACGCCAGTTCGCAGCATCCACAATATCCTCCCAGGTATGGAGCGAGGAGTTGTCGATGCCATCGGTGAGGAGAATGATGGATTTGCAGGAATTGTGTGCTGCTCGATTCAGAGTATCGAGTGCCTGGTACACGGCATCCCATATCGCGGTGGCACCGGACGCCGGCAGCTGATCCATCGCGGCCTTGAGCCACGGTTTCTGCGTCGTCATGGCGCTTCCGCGTTCGAGCTGTTCGGTAAACCAGTACAACGATGCTTCATCAGTGCTGCCGTTCATGCGACTGATGAAGCATTTGCCCGCCGTTTTCGCCGCTTCATTATACGTGCCTGCCATGCTGCCGCTCGCATCGAAGAGCAGCATGCAGGAGAAGGGACTCCCGCCCGGTGCCGGTGTCTGCAGCGTGAAATCCGTCACTTCGTCACCGTTGTCGTACAGCCGGAAATTTTCCTTTTTCAGATCGACACGATGCACACCGCCACACAGGACCTTGAAGTGGGTGACGATGCGGGGCCAGGACGTCCATGTTCGGGTGATGGTAAGATCCGGCTGCGCCTGCAGTGGCACTGAAAACAGGGTGCAGCTCAACAGGCAGACGAGAGCGAAGACAACAGGGTATCCAGCTCTGGTGAAGGGACCGAAGTTCAGGATGAAACGCGAAATTCGCGTTGGGAAAAATGACTGGAACAACGCACGCATAACACCATCCATCGAAGGATCGAACGCTCTATGGAAATTACGCGGTGGACTACCGTCTTCACCCCCGGGTTTGCTCTGGGTACGGCAGCGATGAACCGTGATTCTGAGCTATTCGTTCTTCCCGCAAGTTATGGATTTCATTGTCTGATGCAAGTGCGTTGAAGAGCATGAGACCATCCGGCAGAATTCGGCCTGCTGTCCTCTCTCCCGCATCCTACAGCACACCTCACCTGAGATGATGAAACACGGTCATCGTCCGGTGGCCCCGCTCATCCGTCACGGCAACCGTATACAGACCAGCCGGCAGTTTCCGCATATCAATGCGCACCATCGTGCGTTCTGCCTGCATGACCTGTAAATCGCGACGCCGTACAAGAGCACCCTGCATATTGAACACGCACAGTACAAGTGCACGATTCCGATCTGAATTGACTGCAAGCGTCACATCCTCTCTGGCAGGTTGAGGGAAGCACTGCACAGTGAAGGCGTCCGGCTGCGCGCGCGCCGGTTCGACCGCGGTCGTTGTGGTATCTACCCAGGCAAGCGTCTCTATATTCGCGTCCATCCAATTCGAGCGGTCATGTATCCACTGCTTGAGATATGAAATCTCTTCAGCCCAGGTGTCGCCGACGAAATAATTCGGCCACACGCTCGTCCCGAGCAGTTCCCACCGTGTAAAATGCCGCTGCTGTGCTTCGTTGAGCAGGACGACCAGCGAATCGATTCTGTGCTCGAGTTTCGCCGTCGCCAGCACCCCGGTTCGCAACTCTCGCCAGCGTGCGGAAAGACGGGCAACGAACGCGGGGTCCTCAAGCAGCCTGTGCCACCAGAATGGAACGCGACCGTAATGTGACCGCCAGCCTGTCGTGAGCATGGCATCATTGTAGTTTGCGTTTCCGAAGGCGAGATTGAAATCCCATACCGGTCCCGCGACAATCCGATGATCAATGCTGTTGCGATCCTTGTGCAGATACAAACTCGCAACGAATCCATCCACATTGTTGCACCACTCGTTGATCAGGATGTAATCGACGAACGATTCAATATTAAGATACGCGGGATACCCGGTTCCCGGATCTGCGAATTCGTCGCTGCGCATGACGTTCTCATAATCCCGGATGAGATCCTGCATATACCATCGCTGGTGAATATTGAGGTTCTTGGACTTCGGATAGACGTGCCAGTACACGAAGTACCCGATGGAATCCTCGGCGCCGGGAAATCCGATATCACCCTCCCGGCCGTTGTGATCGATCGCGACGATATACCCGCCGGTGCGTGCATCCCCCTCGGTGATGGAGGCATCGAGTTTCGAAATACTCACTCGGTCCTTATCCCGTTTGATCTGTTCGAGAAGGACGTACACACCCTGGTACTCATTGTTGAGAACGAGCTCACAGTAGTGCGTGCGGCTCGCATACCATCCCATCTGGCGTGCCGTCTCATAGACGAGCACATCGCGCATGAGTGACTTGTCCACATACGGCGCAAAAAGAATCCAATCGTGTTCCTTCGGAAAATCCATCAGCGGAACATTGTCTTCCTCCCCTTCCGCATCAAGCGTTTCCAGCAGATACTGCTTCTGCGGATAGGTCTGGGACGAGTTGCCGCGCAATTCGATATCGATACTGCCGTTGAAATGATTGCACGGATGATGGGTACAGTTCACCCCATGATTTTTGACAATACCCATATGCGCCCGGATTTTGGGTTCATCCGGTATTGGCGTGCCCTGCGTGTCGAGAATAACGATGGGGAGATTTGAGGAAACGAATTCCACGTGCTGCGCTGAAAGTTCTCCCGCCGCATGGAATAATGTGATCGCCAGGATCAGCAGGACGGTGTGCTGCTTTTTGAAAAACATACGCGCTCCGGACCGTGTCGTAACTACAAAGCACATGCGATTGCATGAAGGAAGTCATCTCACGAGAGCTGCCCGGAATTCCGTGCACGATGAATACCGCGGAACAGAGTCTGATGAGGTGCCCCGAAAGCCGGATACTCTATGGCTGCCACACAATGCGTATTGCTGGCAGGTTTATCCGATTCAGAACAACCTAGAAACAACCGGAGTGTGAAAAAGTTACGCTGACGAGGCAGGACCAGCCACAGTTTTTCAGGCTGCTGATCGAAGCCTTTGCGAAGAGCTTCCGCTCCCTCCCCCCGGAGGACTATTCTTTGACGAGGCGTGCGAGTAGTGGGAGTACGACGTCGGGACGCTGCATCATCGACTTCACAAAGGCCAGGCGCGCGCTTTCCGGAACGGCCTCAAAATCTGCGAACAGTTCTGAGGTCTTCCCGGGAGTATACCACAGATGAAGGTATCCTGCAGCTTCCACTGCGTAAGTGTATCGCTCCTCACCGCTTATTGTAGGATTCGCAAAACGCAGGTCGATGCGCTGTGGCGGCAGAAGCGTGCAATACTCCCCGTCTTCGGCCTGAACCGCAGACAGCCGGTCACCTCCATTCTCATCAATACAGCGAAGCATGCGAAGTTCTTCCGGAGGTGATGCTGCGACGGGGTCCCAGGCGATGCGCACATCGAGCACTTCCCACAGTCCGGGAAGCGATTGCAGCTGGAGACGCAGCTGCTCGCCCTGCAGGTCTTTCACGGAAAAAGGCAGTGCACGCGTGAACGGGATCTCGGTTCCTTCCGGTTCAATGCGTCCCACCATGTGAGCATCCGTTCCCATGCGGACCTGCAAACCACAACGCCGCAGCCACTCCTTCAGCGACGCTATGGTTTCCGGATCCTGTTCGAGATCACGGATGAAGCGCAGGGCGTCATCGCCCAGCCAGGTGAAGGTCTCCTGGAAGATGCCGCCGGTCATTTCGCGATTTTTCGCTGTGACGAGCAGCATTGCCGTTTCTGCATCTTCAGGACAACGCACGATGTACTCCCCTCCATCCTTCGCCGCAGCTGTCCGGTGCATGGTGGTGGAGGCACTGCAGAGCCAGGCTCCGCCGTTATTGTCGAGGTACAGTTCCTGATCCGCCCTGTGGGCATAGCGGAAGAGACGCACGCGGTCAATGTAATGCGTCTCGGGACGCTCATTCGTCATGCGAATGCGCAGCTCTCCCTGTTCTTCATGCAGCGAAGGCAGCACATGCCTTGTGCCACGCTGCAGGGATTTGCCGAGGGATGTTCCGAATGTTTCTGCTTCGAGTACGTATTCCTCCCCGTTCCAGCTGTAGACGTAGGGACAGGATTCGGACTCGGGGTTTTCGGAGCGGATTTCCGTTTTACTCTCCCGCAATATCGCTGCCGCGACGAAACCGGTGAACACCACCGCGGCTGCCACGGTGAATATCGTCCCCGACTCATCCCTGCGCTCGACCTGGGCATATTCGATATCGTCAAGGGGGATATCCCCGTCGAAGCTCGCGCGAAATCCCTCCATTTCCCGGCTGCCTTTCCCCTGCAACGCATCGTTTTCAAGGTCATAGCTGTCAAGATGATATACCGCGCCATCCCGGGTGAGTACGGACAATGTTGCGCTCTGGTCGCTTTGCTGAAGCTGCGAGTAATCTCTCACCGGATCGACGTGCACACAGGCGGACAGCAGCAGGACGCTGGCCAGTGCTATACTGATAATGCGTTTCATATTTGTGTTCTCCCTTAAAACTGAAATAACAGGTAGGCACCGCCGATGAAGGCGGAGGTACTGACATCTTCCACGGTCGGCATGAAGTCGTAACCCACAGACATCCCGAGAATCGGTCCACCGATCATGTCGATTTCGGCGCCCATGAGCATATGCATCCCGACTTCCCGCGACTTGATGTGCCGGACAATGTCTCTTCCCGCTGCGACGGGATACCCCTTGAATTCATAGTCGATGCGCGTGACCCCGGCACCGCCGTAGAAACTGAACATGCTCGTCGGATGTGGGGTAAAGTGTCCTGTCACCGTCAGTGCGGAGCGAATCCAGTCAGTGGAGTGGTTGATGGAACTGTGTCCACCCAGGGGACAGTACTCCGTACTCGCGGTTACTCCCAGCCACGAATTGATCTGCAGACGCGTCTGCAGTCCGATCGATGCCAGGGGACTGTCGGCAGAAGGCCTGGTTGACTCGGTATAGAAGGCATCCTGACCACCGAGATCAGGATTCGCGATCTGCATGCGCAATCCGAACGAGAGTTCGGGAAATACGCGGATACGATAGTTGTCGGCATGATACGCGAAGGCGGGAATATCCCCCGTCGCGGCATCAGCACCAATCACGGCACCCTCCACATCTGCGGTGGAGTCTGCCTTCTGTCCACTCGCTGTGAGGGGCAGGACAATGAATAAGAATAGAAAGACAGGACCTGCGGTCCGGTTGAACCTGCTCATAATGTTTCCCTAAAAATGTATGATACGGCTTGAGCGATAGTCGGTATCCGGAGCTCAATATATGTTTCCTGCTTTCGAATGCAAGTTACAATTTCGTCAGTTTCCTTTCATCGCCAGTTCGCGGCTGTACTGCATAACCGTATCCATCCCGTAAAGAAAATCGCGGTATCCCTGCTCGACCACGTGGTCGGGCTGCACGCCGTGTGCATCGTCCATGTCCTTCACCGCAACCGCAACGCTCTTTCTCGGGATAAACACCATGATGCGCGAGTTCGGCAGGTCGCACCTGTCCGTATATGCATTGCACTGGTAATTCCCCCCTCCTTCTGCGCCGATGATGGTACCGAGCTCATGGTACTTGACAAGGGCAGCGAAATGCGCCGATGTCGAGAAACAGCAGGCGTCGATGAGGACGAAGAGCTTGCCCGTGAAAACATGTTCCGCCCGCGGGAGAGGCTGAGCCAGCTGCGCATATCTGTCATCCGCGGAAGCGAAATATTTCAATGGTGCTGTCGTGAGATGGCGCAGCACACAGGCTGCGCAGAACGGATCGCCCCCATCGTTGCCACGCAGATCCAGAATGAGGCGAGAGACCTGTTTCTGTTGCAGCACCGCGAAACAGCTGTCCATGAACGATCGAAAATATTCCACCCTGTCGTAGTACCCGAACGTCGGAATACGGATCGTGGCAAGTCCCTCCTCTTCCTCGACGCTCAGACCGGGCTTGCGCTCCGGAAAAACATCGGCATAGACTTCCTGATAATCCGCTGCGGGCACCGAGAGCCTGACCGCGGTGTTGCGTCCGGGCAATTTACAGAAGACATTGAAATGGGAAGAAAATCCGTAGCGCCGTGCGTACAGCATCGGAAAGCGGCGCTGTACCTGCTCGAGCCGGAATCCTGGATTGAAGGCATCCGCCGCATAGTTCGCCGTGAGCGCATCGATGATGTCCTGTATGGGTCGTCCGTTGATGGACTCGATGACGCTGCCCCGGGCGACACTGCGCCTCTCACCATGATACCCGGTCACGACGGCCTTGCCGTCGAGGAGACGAAATTGCAGGGGGAAAAGGGCATCCGCGGCATAGGTCCAGTAGGCTTCCGACATCCACGGACTCGTATGACCACAGCCCAGGCTCCCGGTAACAGCCTCTACGATGGGAAAGAACTCTCTCGGTGACATCGGCCGGTCGATACGCGCGCGCATATCGGTGAACAGTGCGTCGAGACTGTCTTTCGTGATATGCGCGTAGAGCTTGCAGTGGGAATCAAGCAACCGGCGCTGCAGCCGGTCAAAGTCCTCGAGCAGTTCCTCCTGCGAAAACAGTACCGGCATGCCGACAGCCGCAAGATCATAGCGGTCCAGCGTGAACGTACCCTGCGGGAGATTCTGGGCATTCCCGGTCAACGTCGTTTTCCGGTTCCCGAAAGGCGGGTTGTCCGGATCGGGCTGCCACTCCCAGTACACCGAACTGTCCGCTTTGAGGATGACATACTTGTATTCGATTTCCGTCCCCGCATCCGGCGAGAGCATGTATACACCGGAATAGATTCCGTCGCGATCGGACGCACGGAGCGCGAGATCGTTTCCGACCCACCCCGTGAAATTGCCCCGAACGATTACGCGATCACCTTTGTCGGGACGAAAGAACTCGCGGTCGAGAGCGTCCCGCATATCCACGCGAAAGCAGACATCCTGCTGCGCCGTCACCCCCGTTCCCCACAGCGCCAGGACCAGAAAGAGCATGATACAACGCATGACCATACCTCCGAATCTATGCAGTCAGAAATTGCGCGCGCGACGAGTCTATGGAGAAAGTGAGAGTGAATAAAAGATACGATTATCTGACTTGTTGTCAAGTGCACCCCACCGACCTGCTTCTCCGTTTCCAGTATCGTATCTTGTTGCCCGGGACCATCACTTCCCTCGACGTTGTTGCAGTGCTCTGAGGAGTTCCCCATGCGCCAGATACTATGCATACTTTTTGCGGCCCTGCTGTTTGTAACCGCTCCCGAAGCGTCCGCACGCATCCTTCATGTCGGTCCATCCCGCAACCTTACGCTGCCGAGCCATGCTGCGTCCGCCGCTCAGGATGGCGACACCATTCTGATTGATGCCGGGGAATATGCCGACGCCGCCCGGTGGACGGCAGACCGGCTGCTGATTCGTGGCACGGGCGGCGTACACGTGCGTGACAAAACGTATGGAGGGAAGGCGATCTGGGTCATACAGGGGAACGACACCGTGGTGGAAGGAATTGAATTCTCCGGTGCGCGCGTGCCGGACAAGAATGGTGCCGGAATACGGCAGGAAGGAAGGAATCTCACGCTGCGGCACTGCTACTTCCACCACAATGAAATGGGAATTCTCACCAGCAACGACGCGGAGAGTCATATTCTGTTCGAGTACTGCGAGTTCGCCGACAACGGCTATGGCGACGGTTTTTCGCACAACATGTATATCAACCATGTGGGACGATTCACCATGCGCTTCTGCTACAGCCATGACGCAGTCATCGGGCACAACGTCAAGAGCCGCGCGCACGAGACCTGGCTGCTGTACAACAGGCTCGATGAAGCGAACGGGGGGCGTACGAGCCGCGAAATCGACATTCCGAATGGCGGACTCGCGGTGATCGTCGGGAATGTGATGGATCACGGACTCAACACGGACAATTCCAATCTGCTGGGATTCGGCCATGAGGGATACAGTAATCCCCGCAGGGCGTTGTTCGTAGTTAATAACACATTTGTCACAGCGCGCGGCGCCGGCGGTTTCGTCACGCTCCCGAGTTCGCCGGCGGATACCGTGCTCGTGTACAACAATATTTTTGCGGGACGCGCAACACCAGTCAGCGGCGCGACCCTTCTGCTCGACAGCGCCTCCAATATCGCGCGTCGCGACATCGCCGATGCGGGATTTCAGAATCCGGGGGCGGGGGATTTCACGCTCATGGCCTCATCCCCGGCCATTGATGCAGGCAGCGATCCGGGCACCGCAGATGGCTTCACTTTGCTGCCCGGCATGCAGTACCGTCATCCGCTGCAGGATGAAGCACGTCCCTCCGCCGGCCCGGTAGACTGCGGCGCATTTGAGTACCTCCCTCCCGTCGGCATTCGTCAGGAGACGTCAGCAGCCGCACAACAGCTCAACATCCTTTCCCTGGCACCACAGCCCGCGCAGCATGCTGTCACCGTCAGCTTCCGAACAGCGCACGCGGGTCCGCTGCAGCTTGCGATCCACGATGTGACCGGGAAACGCGTCGTCACCCATCATCACGTGGCACACGCTCCCGGGAAACAGCGCATCCGTCTCGATGTGCAGCAATTACGCAGGGGATATTATTTCGTTGAAATCACGGACGGGAAGCATCGCAGCAGTATGCCAATGATCATCAGGTGAATTTCAGTCCGTTGCTCCGGACTCATTTTCTTTTCGGATAATAGGGTATCTCTGATGAACGATTATGCAGAATCTGCATAAATCCGTGGCGGGTATTATGCAGAAAGTGCATATCAGCAGGCGGCACAGTGCGGCAGCCATGTTACTTTTCAGACAATCGTGTTACTTTTCGGAGAACAAACCTGGAGCATTCCATGAAACTGCAACGATTCGGCGTATCCCTTCCTGAGGACTTAATGCGAAAGTTTGACCGTCTCATAACGCGCAAACGCTACCCCAATCGGAGTGAAGCTATTCGCGATCTGATCCGCAGGGAGCTCGT
This portion of the bacterium genome encodes:
- a CDS encoding T9SS type A sorting domain-containing protein, which codes for MRQILCILFAALLFVTAPEASARILHVGPSRNLTLPSHAASAAQDGDTILIDAGEYADAARWTADRLLIRGTGGVHVRDKTYGGKAIWVIQGNDTVVEGIEFSGARVPDKNGAGIRQEGRNLTLRHCYFHHNEMGILTSNDAESHILFEYCEFADNGYGDGFSHNMYINHVGRFTMRFCYSHDAVIGHNVKSRAHETWLLYNRLDEANGGRTSREIDIPNGGLAVIVGNVMDHGLNTDNSNLLGFGHEGYSNPRRALFVVNNTFVTARGAGGFVTLPSSPADTVLVYNNIFAGRATPVSGATLLLDSASNIARRDIADAGFQNPGAGDFTLMASSPAIDAGSDPGTADGFTLLPGMQYRHPLQDEARPSAGPVDCGAFEYLPPVGIRQETSAAAQQLNILSLAPQPAQHAVTVSFRTAHAGPLQLAIHDVTGKRVVTHHHVAHAPGKQRIRLDVQQLRRGYYFVEITDGKHRSSMPMIIR
- a CDS encoding CotH kinase family protein — protein: MFFKKQHTVLLILAITLFHAAGELSAQHVEFVSSNLPIVILDTQGTPIPDEPKIRAHMGIVKNHGVNCTHHPCNHFNGSIDIELRGNSSQTYPQKQYLLETLDAEGEEDNVPLMDFPKEHDWILFAPYVDKSLMRDVLVYETARQMGWYASRTHYCELVLNNEYQGVYVLLEQIKRDKDRVSISKLDASITEGDARTGGYIVAIDHNGREGDIGFPGAEDSIGYFVYWHVYPKSKNLNIHQRWYMQDLIRDYENVMRSDEFADPGTGYPAYLNIESFVDYILINEWCNNVDGFVASLYLHKDRNSIDHRIVAGPVWDFNLAFGNANYNDAMLTTGWRSHYGRVPFWWHRLLEDPAFVARLSARWRELRTGVLATAKLEHRIDSLVVLLNEAQQRHFTRWELLGTSVWPNYFVGDTWAEEISYLKQWIHDRSNWMDANIETLAWVDTTTTAVEPARAQPDAFTVQCFPQPAREDVTLAVNSDRNRALVLCVFNMQGALVRRRDLQVMQAERTMVRIDMRKLPAGLYTVAVTDERGHRTMTVFHHLR
- a CDS encoding T9SS type A sorting domain-containing protein, with translation MRALFQSFFPTRISRFILNFGPFTRAGYPVVFALVCLLSCTLFSVPLQAQPDLTITRTWTSWPRIVTHFKVLCGGVHRVDLKKENFRLYDNGDEVTDFTLQTPAPGGSPFSCMLLFDASGSMAGTYNEAAKTAGKCFISRMNGSTDEASLYWFTEQLERGSAMTTQKPWLKAAMDQLPASGATAIWDAVYQALDTLNRAAHNSCKSIILLTDGIDNSSLHTWEDIVDAANWRDIRINIVQLGSNSMYGQMVAQQTGGKNFVVMDTTQLTNAYLELFTDARFCSSECALTFDRQCADGSMFQVDLRLEHFCSGADVESFSLQAPLDAGTYRSLDFHLADAYVQGGNDLNLTVWLASPVDSTVFQPLSVPLVFDRTKIELQQVTAPPGTLLDGVPLTLTSRQDGALITTQVKRLIHGTGPFLELHFSTVSQHDTVQTDVTLGGMSFASGCLRSDPVTAQVSLFPPGPIPLVYCETQGMRTLQWDRMSENYAPNPFPVMTRFLNAGSADAKEARFALNYDSTILHLVQPLQDTIIYAFSDITPGSHAAVSWDLETPVRLHDVSTEVCITALFDNHPPVECCYQVEIPRADGILRCSLSAPEIKVDALDFRYEPMPFPLTAVISNIGGRPADDVNVYLVPPENMELAGPDAPDNFRKYLRRDPLPPGGTDTLVWMLQYPVVQRSITPTVHATAQSNSTGARSCDLEIPIPGIDQNDFHFLLIASGALAICPGDSVSLDAGGGRDAYEWNTGATTRRITVHDAGEYFCLVSSAQRRGSSDTVAVSMLTPPTPHVVSLTALPLCAGDTAVLDAGDGYLSYAWNTGDHSQRIEVTTEGYYQCEVIDSSGCRGMSDSLIVTMAPPPETPVIERFGDLLTSSVASHYEWYLDGNPLPDSDNQFHQTTATGTYRVRITDANGCEAWSEEFPVDVLSIEVLPAEVRAFDVYPNPASASINVQLQLVKEEPVELALTDALGRTLSRSIRKRARVLQVTLSGLELPSGIYLLHVRGTSFSMVRRIALRH